The Candidatus Omnitrophota bacterium genome includes the window GAGGGGCTGTGACGACGCCACCTGCGGAGCCTGCACCGTTGTGGTCAACGGCGAAGCGAAAAAAAGCTGCGTGATGCTCGCCAAAAAACTTGACGGCGCCGATATCCTCACGATAGAGGGTATTTCCAAAGGGAAAAAACTGCATCCCATACAGGATGCTCTGATAGAATCCGGCGCCGTGCAGTGCGGTTACTGCACACCGGGAATAGTGATGGAGCTCTACGCGCTCTTTAACAAAAACCTGGCCGCGTCCAAAAAAGAAATAAAAGACGCTCTCGCAAAGCATCTGTGCCGCTGCACCGGCTATGAGGCCATCTTTGAAGGCGCGCTCCTGGCCCAGTCAAAACTCAAAAAGAAGACTTGAACTTTATAAAATTACAGATTCTTGCCAGCGCGCTGCTTCTGTCATCGTGCGCGGGCGTCCAGAAATCCGCGAAGGCTGTCGGGATACGCAGCTTCGGTATAGATGAATCTAAATTTTCTTATGTTAACTGGAAAGTTTCCCATGAGAAAAAAACCGTGTTCATAAGCGCCGTTTATGACGGCGACACCA containing:
- a CDS encoding (2Fe-2S)-binding protein; amino-acid sequence: MSEKITFKVNGRERTVELEGWERGLDVLRENLGLTGSKRGCDDATCGACTVVVNGEAKKSCVMLAKKLDGADILTIEGISKGKKLHPIQDALIESGAVQCGYCTPGIVMELYALFNKNLAASKKEIKDALAKHLCRCTGYEAIFEGALLAQSKLKKKT